The Spiroplasma clarkii genome has a window encoding:
- the lon gene encoding endopeptidase La encodes MSTQNRLPVLVTRGSYIFPTFEQVLEIGREKTTTAVKEAVEKNEGLVLIVSQKKPLDDEPDIKELFNFGVLAKVNVKKEWKDGTLTVNINSLERAELKNFELGEFYSAEYTEKKPNEKNNKENLTKVTKLMKAMITSQDEFPSEMDSILKDWKVEGNASVLVDNAATLMPFMPIDKKQAILEELDPVKRIAIINDFLDEKRQSADIESSISKKIKSRVDEQQREYYLREKLKAIKEELGDLDGEGDDIKKYKKRLEIEPFPENIKKRILQEIERYETMPSASSEANIIRTYIDWMMDTPWWKKTEEKTNLTYARKVLDEHHYGLDKVKERIIEYLAVKQNTNKIKGQIITLVGPPGVGKTSLAKSISEAMGREFVKISLGGIRDEAEIRGHRKTYVGAMPGRIIQGMKKVGVTNPVFLLDEIDKMASDYKGDPASAMLEVLDPEQNSKFSDHYLEEEYDLSNVVFIATANYPDNIPEALYDRMEIIELSSYTEIEKLKIAQEYLVPKVLKEHEVDAKNLVFTSQGLEEIIKFYTREAGVRQLERWIASITRKFIVKLLNKEIEKLEVTPKVVNELLKKRIFEHTEKEKEELQVGVVTGLAYTQFGGDILPIEVTHFPGKGGLILTGKLGDVMKESATIAYDFVKSNYKGFGIPKEVFTENDIHIHVPEGAVPKDGPSAGITIATAIVSALTNKPVPKDIGMTGEITLRGLVFPIGGLREKSISAHRSGLKKILIPWKNQKDIDDIPEEVRNVLAIVPVQKYSEVFEQVFGEKLSDFTKELPIATVESSQKNKNLN; translated from the coding sequence ATGAGCACACAAAATAGGTTACCAGTGCTTGTTACAAGGGGAAGTTATATTTTTCCTACTTTTGAACAAGTGCTTGAAATCGGGCGTGAAAAAACAACTACTGCAGTAAAAGAGGCAGTAGAAAAGAATGAGGGTTTGGTGCTAATTGTTTCTCAAAAAAAACCATTAGATGATGAACCAGACATTAAAGAATTATTTAACTTTGGGGTTTTAGCTAAAGTTAATGTAAAAAAAGAATGAAAAGACGGTACTTTAACTGTAAACATCAATTCACTTGAAAGAGCAGAACTTAAAAATTTTGAATTAGGGGAATTTTATTCAGCAGAATATACTGAAAAAAAACCTAATGAAAAAAACAATAAGGAAAACTTGACAAAAGTTACAAAACTGATGAAGGCTATGATTACTAGTCAAGATGAATTTCCATCAGAAATGGATTCAATTTTAAAAGATTGAAAGGTAGAAGGTAATGCTAGTGTCTTAGTTGATAATGCAGCTACTTTAATGCCATTTATGCCAATTGATAAAAAACAAGCAATTTTAGAGGAGTTAGATCCAGTTAAAAGAATTGCAATTATCAATGATTTCTTAGATGAAAAAAGACAATCAGCAGATATAGAATCATCAATTAGTAAGAAAATTAAATCAAGAGTAGATGAACAACAAAGAGAGTACTATTTAAGAGAAAAATTAAAAGCCATTAAAGAAGAATTGGGAGATCTTGATGGTGAAGGCGACGATATTAAAAAATACAAAAAACGTTTAGAAATTGAACCATTCCCAGAAAACATCAAAAAACGTATTTTACAAGAAATTGAAAGATATGAAACTATGCCTTCTGCATCATCAGAAGCAAACATCATTAGAACATATATTGATTGAATGATGGACACACCATGATGAAAAAAAACAGAAGAGAAAACCAATTTAACTTATGCTAGAAAAGTGTTAGATGAACATCACTATGGTCTAGACAAAGTTAAAGAAAGAATTATTGAGTATCTTGCTGTAAAACAAAATACCAACAAAATTAAAGGTCAAATTATTACTTTAGTTGGGCCTCCAGGAGTTGGGAAAACTTCATTGGCAAAATCAATTTCTGAGGCAATGGGGAGAGAATTTGTAAAAATTTCTCTTGGTGGAATTCGCGATGAAGCAGAAATTAGAGGACACAGAAAAACTTATGTTGGAGCAATGCCAGGACGTATAATTCAAGGTATGAAAAAAGTTGGAGTTACCAACCCAGTGTTCCTACTTGATGAAATTGACAAAATGGCTAGTGATTACAAAGGTGATCCAGCATCTGCAATGTTAGAAGTATTAGACCCAGAGCAAAACTCAAAATTCTCAGATCACTACTTAGAAGAGGAATATGATTTAAGCAATGTTGTGTTTATTGCAACTGCAAACTACCCAGACAATATTCCTGAAGCATTGTATGACAGAATGGAAATCATTGAATTATCAAGTTATACAGAAATTGAGAAATTAAAAATTGCTCAAGAATATCTTGTACCAAAAGTTCTAAAAGAACATGAAGTGGATGCTAAAAACTTAGTCTTTACAAGTCAAGGGTTAGAAGAAATTATTAAATTCTATACTCGTGAAGCCGGAGTCCGTCAACTTGAACGTTGAATTGCTTCAATCACAAGAAAATTCATTGTTAAATTATTAAACAAAGAAATTGAAAAACTTGAAGTTACACCAAAAGTAGTTAATGAATTGTTGAAAAAACGTATTTTTGAACATACTGAAAAAGAAAAAGAAGAACTACAAGTTGGAGTTGTCACTGGTTTAGCCTACACTCAATTTGGTGGTGATATTTTACCAATTGAGGTAACTCATTTCCCAGGTAAAGGTGGTTTAATCCTAACTGGAAAACTTGGTGATGTTATGAAAGAATCTGCAACAATTGCTTATGACTTTGTAAAATCAAACTACAAAGGTTTTGGAATTCCAAAAGAAGTGTTTACAGAAAATGACATCCATATCCATGTGCCAGAAGGAGCTGTACCAAAAGATGGCCCAAGTGCTGGAATTACAATTGCCACTGCAATTGTGTCAGCTCTAACCAATAAACCAGTACCAAAAGACATTGGAATGACTGGAGAGATTACTTTAAGAGGACTTGTCTTCCCAATTGGTGGATTAAGAGAAAAATCAATTTCTGCTCACAGAAGTGGATTGAAAAAAATCTTAATTCCTTGAAAAAACCAAAAAGACATTGATGATATTCCTGAAGAAGTTAGAAATGTTTTAGCAATTGTACCTGTGCAAAAATACTCAGAAGTATTTGAACAAGTCTTTGGTGAAAAACTAAGTGATTTCACAAAGGAGCTACCAATTGCCACAGTTGAAAGTAGTCAAAAAAATAAAAATTTAAACTAA
- the tig gene encoding trigger factor, with protein sequence MKFNAKKLTQKGQGVWTVEINGDDWKNAIKKGKSKVAADIEIPGFRKGKVPKAKVEQFLTPAKYLKAAIQVILEDAWEFASAQKSEIQPFTSPVPTPVKISEESCTIDFVFDLKPEIEIGKYTGIKAKELVKQTFEATAEEIDGAIEQYQSRFALEKDKEDLTVAVGDVVVFDFEGFIDDKPFKGGKGLDFRLVIGSKQMIPGFEDAMIGKKIGESTIAVTFPEDYTPELSGKKAKFILDIKTIKQRELPAKDDELAKDLNLPNINTYKELVDFVTSEIIKQKTTNLKNQFVNQVIDIIIANSKIELPKIAIDKEVENLYKEFEARVASQKLTMKDYKKQTGLTDAAIKEELVDDAKRRISSHLVTDKVRNNEKFEFTPEEVAAKYEVLAKQFGVEAEMIKGFLPEDQVKEDLIKEKIIDFLYQNNG encoded by the coding sequence ATGAAATTTAATGCTAAGAAATTAACTCAAAAAGGTCAAGGAGTTTGAACAGTTGAAATTAATGGCGATGATTGAAAAAATGCTATTAAAAAAGGAAAAAGTAAGGTTGCCGCAGATATTGAAATCCCTGGATTTAGAAAGGGTAAAGTTCCAAAAGCAAAAGTTGAACAATTTCTAACCCCGGCCAAATACTTAAAAGCAGCAATCCAAGTGATTTTAGAAGATGCTTGAGAATTTGCAAGTGCTCAAAAGTCAGAAATTCAACCATTTACTTCACCAGTGCCAACCCCAGTAAAAATAAGTGAAGAGTCATGTACAATTGACTTTGTCTTTGATTTAAAACCAGAAATTGAAATTGGTAAATACACAGGAATTAAAGCAAAAGAATTGGTAAAACAAACTTTTGAAGCAACTGCTGAAGAAATTGATGGAGCAATTGAACAGTACCAATCTCGTTTTGCACTAGAAAAAGATAAAGAAGACCTAACAGTAGCAGTTGGTGATGTTGTTGTCTTTGACTTTGAAGGATTTATTGATGACAAGCCCTTTAAAGGTGGAAAAGGTTTAGACTTTAGATTAGTAATTGGTTCAAAACAAATGATTCCAGGTTTTGAAGATGCTATGATTGGTAAAAAAATTGGAGAATCAACAATTGCTGTGACTTTCCCAGAAGATTACACTCCTGAATTAAGTGGTAAGAAAGCTAAATTTATTTTAGATATTAAAACAATTAAACAAAGAGAATTACCTGCCAAAGATGATGAATTGGCAAAAGATTTAAATCTGCCTAACATCAACACTTACAAAGAATTAGTTGACTTTGTAACATCTGAAATTATTAAGCAAAAAACTACTAACCTAAAAAATCAATTTGTTAACCAAGTAATTGACATAATTATTGCAAATTCAAAAATTGAATTACCAAAAATTGCTATTGATAAAGAAGTTGAGAATTTATATAAAGAATTTGAAGCCCGAGTAGCTTCACAAAAATTAACTATGAAAGATTACAAAAAACAAACTGGTTTAACAGATGCAGCCATTAAAGAGGAATTAGTGGATGATGCAAAACGTCGTATTTCAAGTCACTTAGTAACTGATAAAGTTAGAAATAATGAGAAATTTGAATTTACTCCTGAAGAAGTTGCAGCAAAATATGAAGTGTTGGCAAAACAATTTGGTGTTGAAGCTGAAATGATTAAAGGATTTTTACCTGAAGATCAAGTTAAAGAAGATCTAATTAAAGAAAAAATCATTGATTTCTTGTACCAAAACAATGGTTAG
- the efp gene encoding elongation factor P: MLVNDLRPGSTFLYDGNIFVVLENSFSKSGRQQGKVTVKVKNLRTGARVEMTFTGGDKVDKAMIEKKDMQYLYNDGENCVFMNTETYDQIEIPVNKLDWELKFITDGIMVKVTEYDSEILGISIPEKMELAIREAEPAVKGDTTSGAQKRAILETGLEIMVPLFIKEGDKVIINTNDGKYFGRANS, encoded by the coding sequence ATGTTAGTAAACGATTTAAGACCTGGTAGTACCTTCTTATATGATGGAAACATTTTTGTGGTACTAGAAAATTCATTTTCTAAATCAGGTCGTCAACAAGGTAAAGTTACAGTTAAAGTAAAAAACCTAAGAACTGGTGCTCGTGTGGAGATGACCTTTACTGGTGGAGATAAAGTGGATAAAGCCATGATTGAAAAAAAAGACATGCAATATTTATACAATGATGGTGAAAATTGTGTCTTTATGAACACTGAAACTTATGACCAAATTGAAATTCCAGTTAATAAACTTGATTGAGAATTAAAATTTATAACTGATGGAATTATGGTTAAAGTCACTGAATATGATAGTGAAATTTTAGGTATTAGTATTCCTGAAAAAATGGAATTAGCAATCAGAGAAGCAGAACCCGCAGTTAAAGGCGATACAACTAGTGGGGCTCAAAAACGTGCTATTTTAGAGACTGGATTAGAAATAATGGTGCCACTTTTCATTAAAGAAGGTGACAAGGTAATTATCAACACAAATGATGGTAAATACTTTGGGAGAGCTAATAGTTAA
- the fmt gene encoding methionyl-tRNA formyltransferase, which produces MYKVIFCGTPQIAVEILQALEQLDLKIVGVISQPDRIQGRKKQIVPTPVKVYAEQQGYQVFQPEKVGAIYDELAALKPDFLITCAFGQFIPEKVLNLFENAINVHASLLPKYRGGSPIQYAIKNGDAKTGISLMKMVKKMDAGEVYAQEEIAIAPSDDAGSLFEKLGKLGQSMLAKYLLAIFQKTIVGTPQDETKVSFAYNLTNDQEVINWEQDSTSVVNFIRCLSPKPVAYTYLFEERIKIKQARVVSSDEKVSALNITSSPGMIINVDKEGITVKVKDGYIKILELQRAGKSMTSAGSFDFPNSPFRITWMFCEKPYKKV; this is translated from the coding sequence ATGTATAAAGTAATATTTTGTGGTACACCCCAAATTGCAGTAGAGATTTTACAAGCACTTGAACAATTAGATTTAAAAATTGTTGGGGTAATTAGTCAACCAGATCGAATTCAAGGCAGAAAAAAACAAATAGTTCCAACTCCAGTTAAAGTATATGCAGAGCAACAAGGATATCAAGTTTTTCAACCAGAAAAAGTTGGTGCAATTTATGATGAACTTGCAGCATTAAAACCAGATTTTTTAATTACTTGTGCTTTTGGGCAGTTTATCCCTGAAAAAGTTTTAAATTTATTTGAAAATGCTATTAATGTTCATGCCTCATTATTACCAAAATATCGTGGAGGTAGTCCTATCCAATATGCAATTAAAAATGGTGATGCCAAAACTGGTATTTCATTAATGAAAATGGTTAAAAAAATGGATGCTGGTGAAGTCTATGCACAAGAAGAAATTGCAATTGCTCCAAGTGATGATGCAGGAAGTTTATTTGAAAAATTAGGTAAACTTGGACAAAGTATGCTAGCAAAATACTTGTTAGCAATTTTTCAAAAAACAATTGTGGGAACTCCCCAAGATGAAACCAAAGTTTCCTTTGCTTATAATTTAACCAATGACCAAGAGGTTATTAATTGAGAGCAAGATTCTACAAGTGTTGTTAACTTTATTAGATGTTTAAGCCCTAAACCAGTGGCTTACACATATTTATTTGAAGAAAGAATTAAAATAAAACAAGCCAGAGTGGTTAGTAGTGATGAAAAGGTTAGTGCTTTAAATATTACTTCAAGTCCTGGAATGATTATAAATGTTGATAAAGAGGGAATCACAGTCAAAGTTAAGGATGGTTACATCAAAATTTTAGAACTACAAAGAGCTGGTAAAAGTATGACAAGTGCTGGAAGTTTTGATTTTCCAAATTCACCTTTTCGCATCACTTGAATGTTTTGTGAAAAACCATATAAAAAGGTCTAA
- a CDS encoding DUF2779 domain-containing protein: protein MMKDLVLTNKVSKEDFKRYFVKCPKEAWIFYSLQNFKTALKLKTNVNLRAVWKDALIKKKIKHHNDTVRLTTRRTWQNNLQIKHHFQRIETHLKVVFDSAEDFDTSTGFDPFAIYERLLTAADLTPEEQMQKEVLQTQFANIDGLDMHNVDAETIVDGNLVGSEARAYLRSQLKLENNLNKTDFGWFSFESLPYYEALEKTQKILEQKKYKLLFEPTFEYQAGKMRVKCDALINYGNKQVEIIEVKASSHHKPEHFYDLMYQWYVLTKLGYNVIKTSLCLINPDYYRGMGILDADDINFNSDFEEIDFQTEIYEPFLEKEFASTSKPGIPDDIAINSLFYVSECYMGSKTKHINFVEMFKNINKTINLDLIINKMQLELNNIETLLQPICPKYKFDYKNENLKFDQVVCQTVVRHYEKTRPNLFQLTRFKKDAAEIYYNTGLVYLTDVYEKIDFDDFYKPNGKLYFNENSQRIVKVTVNYEQNNHQKNPTDIVKMSKMKDILELLKDYYKFPVYMYDFETAKWAIPNFNRSKTYQQIPFQYSIHVLTDENYDFNHPNETMKHFNFIANELIDPRVDFIQNFIKDSFSCGPGVYVAYNVAFEKMVLKQLMWQFPEYYKPLKWIYQNTIDLMSFFNLKENNWLIYDPEFCGSYSIKKTQPALDSTLSYQDLKINKGDKASATFRQFMDKVIAPEIWTNIIREDMLKYCDRDTLAMVVVLQSVVKLIKEVKPDFKETVERLNGEEECIK, encoded by the coding sequence ATGATGAAAGATTTAGTCTTAACTAATAAGGTGTCAAAAGAAGATTTCAAAAGATATTTTGTCAAGTGTCCAAAAGAGGCTTGGATATTTTATAGTCTTCAAAATTTTAAAACTGCTTTAAAATTAAAAACCAATGTTAATTTAAGAGCAGTTTGAAAAGATGCTTTAATCAAGAAAAAAATCAAACATCATAATGACACTGTGCGATTAACAACAAGACGAACATGACAAAACAATTTACAAATTAAGCATCACTTTCAAAGAATTGAAACACATCTGAAAGTAGTTTTTGATAGTGCTGAGGATTTTGATACAAGTACTGGGTTTGATCCATTTGCAATTTATGAAAGACTATTAACTGCAGCTGATTTAACTCCAGAAGAACAAATGCAAAAAGAAGTGCTGCAAACTCAGTTTGCCAATATTGATGGTTTAGATATGCACAATGTTGATGCTGAAACTATTGTTGACGGAAACTTGGTTGGTAGTGAGGCCAGGGCATATTTACGTTCTCAATTGAAGTTAGAAAACAATTTAAATAAAACAGATTTTGGTTGATTTTCATTTGAAAGTTTACCTTACTATGAAGCTTTAGAAAAAACCCAAAAAATTTTAGAACAAAAAAAATATAAGCTCCTATTTGAACCAACCTTTGAATATCAAGCAGGTAAAATGAGGGTCAAATGTGATGCTTTAATTAATTATGGCAATAAACAAGTTGAAATCATTGAGGTTAAGGCCTCAAGTCACCACAAACCCGAACATTTTTATGACCTAATGTACCAATGATATGTGCTGACAAAGCTTGGTTATAATGTAATTAAGACTTCATTGTGCTTGATCAATCCTGATTATTATCGCGGAATGGGCATCCTTGATGCTGATGATATTAATTTTAATTCTGACTTTGAAGAAATTGACTTTCAAACTGAGATTTATGAACCATTTTTAGAAAAAGAATTTGCAAGCACCAGCAAACCTGGAATACCTGATGATATTGCTATTAATTCACTTTTTTATGTGAGTGAGTGTTATATGGGTTCTAAAACCAAACATATAAATTTTGTTGAAATGTTTAAAAACATTAACAAAACCATTAACTTAGATTTAATTATCAATAAAATGCAATTAGAATTAAATAACATTGAGACCTTATTGCAACCAATTTGCCCCAAATATAAATTTGATTACAAAAATGAAAATCTCAAATTTGATCAAGTTGTTTGTCAAACAGTGGTCAGACATTATGAAAAAACTCGTCCAAATCTTTTTCAATTAACACGTTTCAAAAAAGATGCAGCTGAAATCTATTACAACACTGGTTTGGTGTATTTGACAGATGTTTATGAGAAAATTGACTTTGATGATTTTTATAAACCAAATGGTAAACTTTATTTCAATGAGAATTCACAAAGAATTGTCAAGGTCACAGTCAATTATGAGCAAAATAATCATCAAAAAAATCCAACTGACATTGTAAAAATGTCAAAAATGAAAGATATTTTAGAATTACTTAAAGATTATTATAAATTCCCTGTTTACATGTATGATTTTGAAACAGCAAAATGAGCAATTCCAAATTTTAATCGCTCAAAAACATATCAACAGATTCCATTTCAATACTCAATCCACGTCTTAACTGATGAAAATTATGATTTTAATCACCCCAATGAAACTATGAAGCATTTCAATTTCATTGCTAATGAATTAATAGATCCACGAGTTGATTTCATTCAAAATTTTATCAAAGATAGTTTTAGTTGTGGACCTGGGGTTTATGTGGCATATAATGTGGCTTTTGAGAAAATGGTTTTAAAACAGTTGATGTGACAATTTCCTGAGTATTATAAACCTTTAAAATGAATTTATCAAAACACAATTGATTTAATGAGTTTTTTTAATCTAAAAGAAAACAACTGACTAATTTATGACCCAGAGTTTTGTGGGAGTTACTCAATTAAAAAAACTCAACCAGCACTTGATTCAACTTTAAGTTATCAAGACCTAAAAATTAACAAAGGTGATAAAGCTAGTGCAACCTTTAGGCAATTTATGGATAAAGTTATTGCTCCTGAAATTTGGACCAATATTATTAGAGAAGACATGTTAAAATATTGTGATCGAGATACTTTGGCTATGGTTGTGGTACTGCAAAGTGTAGTAAAATTAATAAAAGAAGTTAAACCTGATTTTAAAGAAACAGTAGAAAGACTTAATGGTGAAGAAGAATGTATAAAGTAA
- the mnmA gene encoding tRNA 2-thiouridine(34) synthase MnmA, translating into MKKQKVIVGMSGGVDSSVAAAILLEQGYEVEGLFMRNWDSNLNNDILGNKLEAEICPQEQDYLDAQAVAKKLQIKLHRIDFIEEYWNYVFQYFIEEYQKGRTPNPDILCNKFIKFDKFLNYALENLQADFIAMGHYAGVRFNEKLQTFELIRAVDVEKDQTYFLCQLTQTMLAKTLFPLQPYQKAEIRALAKKYQLTTADKKDSTGICFIGERNFTKFLQNYIPNQPGKIIDINTNEVLGEHIGVMYYTIGQRKGLNLGGQKEPYYVAKKDIEQKILYVSKLSDESYLKSSQCLVTEFNFISDIGKYFSGKEFTCQAKFRYRQPDVQVKVNLIDAHTLQLTYLEEVRAVTEGQEAVLYLNEVCLGGGIIDKVNI; encoded by the coding sequence ATGAAGAAACAAAAAGTGATTGTTGGTATGAGTGGTGGGGTTGATTCCTCTGTGGCTGCTGCGATTTTATTAGAGCAAGGTTATGAAGTTGAAGGGCTGTTTATGCGAAATTGAGACAGTAACCTTAACAATGACATTTTAGGAAATAAACTTGAAGCTGAAATTTGTCCTCAAGAGCAAGACTATTTAGATGCTCAAGCAGTTGCTAAAAAATTACAAATAAAACTTCACAGAATAGACTTTATTGAAGAATACTGAAACTATGTTTTTCAATATTTTATTGAAGAATACCAAAAGGGTCGCACACCAAACCCAGATATTTTATGTAATAAATTTATAAAGTTTGATAAGTTTTTAAATTATGCCCTTGAAAATTTACAAGCAGATTTTATTGCTATGGGTCATTATGCAGGGGTAAGATTTAATGAAAAGTTACAAACTTTTGAATTGATCAGAGCAGTTGATGTTGAAAAAGATCAAACTTACTTTTTATGTCAATTAACGCAAACCATGTTAGCAAAAACTCTTTTTCCCTTGCAACCCTATCAAAAGGCTGAAATTAGAGCCTTGGCAAAAAAATATCAGTTAACTACAGCTGATAAAAAGGACTCTACAGGGATTTGTTTTATTGGGGAGAGAAATTTTACAAAATTCTTGCAAAATTACATTCCCAATCAACCAGGAAAAATCATTGATATTAACACTAATGAAGTTTTAGGAGAACACATTGGGGTTATGTATTATACAATTGGTCAAAGAAAAGGTTTAAATCTTGGTGGACAAAAAGAACCCTATTATGTTGCTAAAAAAGATATAGAACAAAAAATTCTTTATGTCTCAAAATTAAGTGATGAAAGTTATTTAAAATCAAGCCAATGTTTGGTTACTGAATTTAATTTTATTAGTGACATTGGCAAGTATTTTTCAGGAAAAGAATTTACTTGTCAAGCCAAATTTCGCTATCGTCAACCAGATGTGCAAGTCAAAGTAAACCTAATTGATGCACACACTTTGCAATTGACCTATTTAGAAGAAGTTAGAGCAGTCACTGAAGGTCAAGAAGCAGTATTATACTTAAATGAGGTTTGTTTAGGTGGGGGAATTATTGACAAAGTAAACATTTAA
- a CDS encoding DnaJ domain-containing protein, producing MAKKKDFYEVLGVSKSATEDEIKKAYRKLAKQYHPDVSKEPDAEEKFKEASEAAEVLLDPEKRKLYDQFGHEGVSGAGQGFSGFGGFSDFFSKMSGDGDDFFSDIFGSFFGGSGRSNQGFGGFRGGKKSQRGSDIVVELYLTLNEIMFGVEKEIEIDLITKCETCDGYGALDKNDVKTCDMCNGHGSVTVLQDMGIAKFQTQQICPKCKGAGKIVVNPCKKCKGDGELKSREKVTLPIPKGLSPGQQIVLRNSGHFNSETKTKGNIYGNINLKVSKKINIVNSYDIRTTINVSYLDAILENEIILDTLDGQVAVKLPKKVKNGDVITLHNHGLYQGVKSHKRGNLLLVVNLVIPDKINDKEKTALKDVLEKTDFKVTNEIKE from the coding sequence ATGGCCAAAAAAAAAGATTTTTATGAAGTGCTGGGAGTCAGTAAATCCGCAACTGAAGATGAGATTAAAAAAGCTTATCGTAAATTAGCAAAGCAGTATCACCCTGATGTTAGCAAAGAACCTGATGCAGAAGAAAAATTCAAAGAAGCATCTGAAGCTGCTGAAGTTCTATTAGATCCAGAAAAAAGAAAATTATATGACCAGTTTGGTCATGAAGGAGTAAGCGGTGCCGGACAAGGCTTTAGTGGTTTTGGTGGCTTTAGTGATTTCTTCTCAAAAATGTCTGGTGATGGCGATGATTTTTTCTCAGATATCTTTGGATCGTTTTTTGGAGGATCTGGCAGAAGCAATCAAGGTTTTGGTGGCTTTAGAGGTGGTAAAAAAAGTCAAAGAGGAAGCGACATTGTAGTTGAACTTTATTTAACTTTAAATGAAATTATGTTTGGTGTTGAAAAAGAAATTGAAATTGACTTAATTACTAAGTGTGAAACTTGTGATGGTTATGGAGCCTTAGACAAAAATGATGTAAAAACTTGTGATATGTGTAATGGCCATGGTTCAGTCACTGTGTTACAAGATATGGGAATTGCTAAATTTCAAACTCAACAAATTTGTCCAAAATGTAAAGGGGCTGGGAAAATAGTTGTGAACCCATGTAAAAAATGTAAGGGTGATGGAGAGTTAAAAAGTCGTGAGAAAGTGACTCTCCCAATTCCCAAAGGTCTTTCACCTGGTCAACAAATTGTGCTGAGAAACTCTGGGCACTTTAACAGTGAAACCAAAACCAAAGGAAATATTTATGGAAATATTAATTTAAAAGTTTCTAAAAAAATTAATATTGTTAACTCTTATGACATTAGAACTACAATTAATGTCTCTTATTTAGACGCAATTTTAGAAAATGAAATTATTCTTGATACACTTGATGGACAAGTGGCTGTTAAATTACCAAAAAAAGTAAAAAATGGTGATGTCATTACTTTACACAACCATGGGCTGTACCAAGGTGTGAAGTCACACAAACGGGGAAATTTATTATTAGTTGTAAACCTTGTTATACCAGACAAAATCAATGACAAGGAAAAAACTGCTTTAAAAGATGTTTTAGAAAAAACTGATTTTAAAGTTACAAATGAAATTAAAGAGTAG